Proteins from one Meriones unguiculatus strain TT.TT164.6M chromosome 10, Bangor_MerUng_6.1, whole genome shotgun sequence genomic window:
- the Dph5 gene encoding diphthine methyl ester synthase, producing MLYLIGLGLGDAKDITVKGLEVVRRCSRVYLEAYTSVLTVGKEALEEFYGRKLILADREEVEQEADNIFKDADVSDVAFLVVGDPFGATTHSDLILRATKLGIPYQVIHNASIMNAVGCCGLQLYKFGETVSIVFWTDTWRPESFFDKVKKNRQNGMHTLCLLDIKVKEQSVENLIRGKKIYEPPRYMSVNQAAQQLLEIVQNQRARGEEPAITEETLCVGLARVGAEDQKIATGTLQQMCTVDLGEPLHSLVITGGSLHPLEMEMLSLFLIPEAQSINGL from the exons ATGCTTTACTTGATCGGCTTGGGCCTGGGAGATGCCAAGGACATCACAGTGAAGGGCCTGGAAGTTGTGAGACGCTGCAGTCGAGTGTATTTGGAAGCCTACACGTCAGTCCTCACTGTAGGGAAGGAAGCCCTG GAAGAGTTTTATGGGAGAAAATTAATTCTTGCTGACAGAGAAGAAGTGGAACAAGAAGCAGACAATATTTTTAAGGATGCTGATGTCAGTGATGTCGCATTCCTTGTGGTTGGTGACCCATTTGG GGCTACAACACACAGTGATCTTATTCTGAGAGCAACAAAGTTGGGAATCCCATATCAAGTTATTCACAATGCCTCCATAATGAATGCTGTAGGCTGCTGTGGTTTACAG ttgtacaaatttggagaaacagtttctaTTGTTTTTTGGACGGACACTTGGAGACCAGAAAGCTTCTTTGACAAGGTGAAGAAGAACAGACAAAATGGCATGCACACATTGTGCTTACTTG ATATCAAAGTGAAGGAACAGTCTGTGGAGAATCTCATCAG GGGAAAGAAGATCTATGAACCTCCTCGGTATATGAGTGTGAACCAGGCAGCCCAGCAGCTTCTAGAAATTGTTCAGAATCAGAGAGCTCGTGGGGAAGAGCCAG CAATCACTGAGGAGACACTCTGTGTTGGCTTAGCCAGAGTTGGCGCTGAAGACCAGAAGATTGCAACAGGCACTTTACAGCAAATGTgtacagtggacttgggggaacCATTGCATTCTTTGGTCATTACAGGGGGAAGCCTGCATCCCCTGGAGATGGAAATGCTGAGTCTCTTCCTTATCCCAGAGGCCCAGAGTATTAATGGACTCTGA